The genomic interval AGCATGCGCAACCCACAGGCCACAGTACCCTTCTCATTCAGCTTCCTTTCTCCTCTTAGATACAGCTCGAGATACcaaggagagggaaaaaaaacatcagaAATGCGgaggagaaaagaaacagAATCAGAAGCttacggcagcggcggcgccatatGTGGGTAAGTTCAGTAATGCTGATCTCTCCACTCCGAGGGCAAGTTCAGTACTCTGATCTTCCTCTTCGCTGCTCTCCTCACGGTCTCACCAAACAGTGGTAGCTAGCTTCTTCGTGCATGACTCTCCCCACGAAAAATACGGAGTAGCTATCTTTGCTCCCGGGCCTCTCACGTGCTGCCGACTGACGCTGACCTTCCCTACCGCTAGACTTTTGTCATCTGTTGTGCAGCGGATTTGCTCCGGTGGGCACCTTCCGCTTGCTGTCCCCGAAAAGCTCGGCcccggtcggcgacggcgcgggggccATCGGCGGCAGAGGCGCCAGGGCCACGAACGCCGACGTGCGGGCAGCATCGACTGCCAAGAAGACGGTGGAGCCGAGGAACGAGGAGTATACGAGCACCACGACGAGGAGCCACGGTCCGAGCAGCccaccggccggcgccggcgccggcaccggcaccggccTATGTCTCCGCAGGACCATCTCAGATGCTGGTCGGTGGCCGCACGTACGCAGGCCACGCACCGCCGCAGGTGATCGCCGCCTGTCGCTTGCTAGCTGTAGCTGATGCAGGAGGGTAGCTTGGGCCTtttgggagggaggaggccggctGTCGTTGTTGCATTAGCTGGGAGAGCAGGAGAGGAGTGGAGGCGCCCGGGCGTGGTTGGACTTGGCGAGCAGAGTATAAaagtcgaggcggaggcgggagcGGGACGCGAGATCTGACGCGACGTGGACAAATCAGATCGACCCGCAAGAAGGTACGGCTGGCTGGTAGTTGGCAAGTACTGCTAGGATCCGgatcctcttcctcttcgtTGTAGCAGAGAGAGGCTGTAAGGTCATTCTTAATGtaagttttataaatatggttATCTaaagtgacatgtcatctaaaaaatttaaaactgatataaaacacccctctcttaatatataattttatctattgtgTTGTTTTataggttacatgcaagacataaGTTATCTAGATAATAGTACATAGAAGATTTTATtctcatgaaactcattttatctctctttattaatatattgtcacatcatcaaaaatgtctACATAGCACCCTATTTATTGCTCATGAAACTTTCATTGAAATTGGCCTAAGCAATAATGTCAAACCATGTCCAGgagtatgtataaaatttacctCTTCAAATATCAATTTAgcttttcatgtaaaaaactATCTTGGAGTTGATATGCAGGCCAAACTCTTCATTATCACTCTTCAAATCCTAACTACCAGTTACCActgtctaaattttaaaaactccAACACCTCCGACAGACTTTTTTATCCACTCTATATTTATCTACAAAGTATGGGTCCATTCTTATGGTACCTATGGAtaagagcatccctaacagCCCATCCATTCCATCCTctatcctagaaatagaggatgaagagtaaaagttgaacTCCAGCAGAATATcaatctcatcatctatttttggatgtcatccatactagaagagagaaactttatatttagatgtcctctctccaatcctccaaatagatatagatgataccatatatagataatctactggagtacaaagagatatgaaaggATGAAAAAGTTCtaaatgatcatccaaatgaagatatggattaCCAAATTTAGaagagctgttggggatgctctaagcatCCAACTTGGTGGGAGAGAGATTTGTTAGATTTAGTCATTGAAGAAAGAAATTTACTCATTCAAATAGCATGACAAGTCATATTAGTAGTTTTTTAGaggttatttttcaatatgatTATTAAATTTGGCGTATAGAGTCATTTGATCATTCTTTTAGAGATACacttaaactaaaatttagggTAAAGTTAGCTACTTACGTCTGGTTACTACTACTTGCACGTGCATGCAATGATATTCGAGCGATGCAAAACCTACCTAAAATGGAGTCatttaactatatattatGTATCCATTTTTTGATGACCAAGAGTTCTCCAAGATTCATGTCTTCTTTGTAAATCCTGACCTACACCTCTCCTCGCTTTTGCCCTCAATTCATTCAGTGTAGTTGTTCTCTCTTCACCTAGCCTCCCACCTTTCTCTTCCACTTAGTTTCGTTGCTGCCTTCTTTCTGAAGTTTAATGTAGACCCCTATTGCCTAACCTGTCATTCACATAGGGTTTATAACAGCAACGAAAACCAATATGTAGGTTTTGTGAAAATCTAAACTTAATCTTGGACCGGTATGATAACAcaattcatttaatttttggtcAAATTCAAAGGAGTTCAAACtgaactaatttttttgacaatatTGATCtaaatttcatcaaattttgttGGTTTATCAACAACTTTTGAGAAATCCAGATATATCGTTAGTGAGTAGTCAGTTTTGGTCTGATATCAGGAATGTGAACAACTAGCAGCATGGGCCTCCACCTTCTAACCACTTTAGCAAGATTCCTCCACCGTTAACATTGGTCTGCCGCCTTCCCCTCTTATATTGCCAAGGCGACGCTATTGCCTCTTGCTACCCAGCTACGAGCGTTGTGCCTATTGTTGCCTCAACCATCTCTCTAATCTTAAAACATCTCTTCCTTTTCCCTGCCCATTCATATCCAGATCCTAATTCTCCTACTGCCACCATCGTTGGCTTCAATACTGCTGAAGAATCTTTAGAAAATTTACAACCGTGTTATTATGAAtttgcaaagttaaaaatatatcgttgtTATCTCACTTATATGTGAGACACATAAGCCAATGACACGTGGGTCATGatgacatatctctaatttaGTAATTATAATAGTAGCCTTGTAATATTTCATGTATCTTTACATGAAAATTGACATCAAGTATGATGGCtagcttttttttctagtttttccGTCGCAGGGTGAGTAGTAAAGGTGGTCTAAAATACCATGTTTACCAACAGATATCTCCTGAAacacaaaactaaaattttgcaaGTGAGATAATCGAACAACTCATGGCATCGTGATGTATGCGCTGAATTGGGGACTTACAACACGACATACATGCTGTTCGATTCGTACTTCCTACTCGGTCCCTCCATGCGTTGATACAAGCAAAGCAAGGCAGAGTACTCTGCATCTCCTCCTGTAGTAAAGCATCAGCTATTATTATACTCAGCAAGCCTACGGTACTGTAGTTCCGGGGTCCGGTACTCCGGTTGGCCTGGCTGCAGGGCCACTCGTCACGCTCCAGTATAGGTACACGCAGTACGCCGGTACTAGTATACACGAAAATCTCCTCATCAGGATGACACAGCAGCTATAGGCATGGTACTCGACGTCGCCCCAAAGGGGTCATATGTtcgttttgaaggaaaaaaatatatttataaataaaaaataatttatgataaaaaaaatttatatatctgtttagcgatctaaatgcataaatataataaaaatctaaaatcaacttaaaatttaaagttgaaaatttaaaatttgcttTCAAGTACAAGCACAACCTAAAAATAGGGTGAAAATGTAAGGGAATAGCTCAGCCCCTTGCTCGTTCTTTTAGCTAaacgaggaaaaaaaaaactatttcgTCGCGCTTCTGGAGGTGCgatttcaccaaaattttcgCATCAACATTCATATGCCAATTTATCGGCTGATCcgtctcaaaaaaaaatataggtactttcaaaaaaaaaattatgggcTAATCAGCTAATAAGCTGAATCGCACAGGGCATCAGCGAGATTGCGAGAAGTTTCTGCTGCCGGCGGGTCAGACGGGAATGTCACGTGAGACCACCGCGGCGCGATCGATTGGGCTTCGCTGCAGGTTGGCTCCTCTCAATACTGCAGACTACAGTCTAAAATTACTCGCGTGCGTACTCCGCTACGagttactactccctccggtaCAATAACTACTACCGTTAAATAACAACATTATTTTCTAAACCTATTTTTAACTGGTTTTTCTATTAACTAGGAGTATACACATGCTAATGTTAATAAGAACAACTATTTGCTACTCTGATTATTTAAACATATTcttaaaaatcagaaaatcatTATTTAATTGTGACTATGGTAGCTTGGCAATTAATTATAGAATTTGGCACATACATGGTAATTTCAGAGCTTGTAAGTCCAAATTTATATactaaattcaaaaatatttcaatagCAATTTCATACactaatttcagaattatTACGGATCAAGTTTACACATTACAAggaaaatttaattatgtcaTGTAATAATAGCACAAAATTTAGACtgtataaagataaatttaatgaaaattaCTTTATGCAAACACGAGTTACATCCTATATAACTTCTCATTttcttatattaaataaaaagttgtttcaaatgaaaaaaaagactatgtCACTGTCAAACAACATCTAAGtcaaattctaatttttatgagtttaaacacaaattatattacatgaaagaaatttaaatcaaACATTAACTCATCGTATAATACCTAGCAAATTTTTATCACATGGGTTCTTTTCAATTAAAAGATAGATCAAcgaatttacttatttcacaAACCAAGATGGTGCGCACGATATTCTTAGAACACCAAATATGTATTCCTATTTAACAGAGAattgtttgatgttttttatagTCATTTGGCTATTTGGGTGTCCTCCAGTAGTAGCCTATGGCCTTGATTAATCAGATTATGAGTGCAATTGTGACATGGAGATGGACACAAACTTTATTATCTTGACACCGTTGCCGGTGTTTTAACAAATTTTCGCGTCAGTTTGTGCTATTACACCAGCCGCACAATATTGTAATTAAACTTTAATTCTAAAGATATATACTGTATATTAATAGGAACTTTAtaattgaaaaatttatatctttatCTTAATACAAAGTCTCAAATATAAAGTGTTGGACTAATTGGAGATGTATTTTCAAACATATGAAAACTACAAAATTGGTAAGATATTTCTAATTtggaaaatatttaatatatataagaagtCTGCGTAAGAGTAGGTGGAGCTCATTTTAACCATCCGATCATATGAAGATGATTTTAGCCGTCGGGTttgaataaagataaatagAGGATagagaataagaaaaataagttggtgcactatattatataggatagatatatacttatttaaaaataaataaaattaatttttaaaatactatttatggtTATATAGTTGTCCTAGTATTcccaaactaaatatttttaaataataattaaatttttaaatatttaactacACTCTTAACACGAACTATTAAGGCTGCGTTTGTTCCCCATATAAGTTAacatctctctcgttttctacgcgcacgcttcccgaactgctaaacggtatattttttgcaaaaaaattaaatagaaaaattgttaaaaaaatcatattaatctattttatattttttaataattaataattaattaatcatatactattctattactacattttccaTACTAGGATTATCCTCTATCAatcgaacacggcctaagtatGCATTAGAGGGAGTAGCATCAGCCATGTACTAAGGctatgtttagtttctaaaaactttttccaaaaacatcacattaaatctttggacatctaaataaagcattaaatatacatgaacattaaaactaattatatagttatgaagaaaatcgtgagacgaatcttttgagcctaattaggatatgattagctataagtgctaccgtaaccaaaatgtgctaatgatggattaattagacttaaaaaatccgtatcgcggtttccagacagaatataaaatttgttttataattagactacatttaatattttaaatgtgtgtctaaaaatttaatatgatgtttttgaatttttttttcaaactaaacaaggcctaaactTGAAATTCCTGTGTCGTGTGCCGGTGTGCTACAGCTGGCTTCTGAAACGCTGTTGTCGGAATCGGCCTGTCGGCAAAACGCGGATATCTATATGCAACCTAGCCAGACAACTCGGGCCGAAAAGGCTCAACCGAATCttatggtggaatccatgggCTACCAAGGAAAAAGCATAGTGCAGGAAGGCCACGTGACGCGTACGGGCTTCTAGAGCCCATGGGCCAGAGGGGCACTACCTAAGGCCCCGTtgagtttccaaattttttttttcaaaaacattctatcgaatctttgggtatctaaataaagcattgaATATACATGAAtcctaaaactaattacatagttatggaaaaattcgtgagacgaatcttttaagcctaattaaaacgtgattagccataagtgatacagtaaccaacatgtgctaatgacaaattaattagactcaaaagattcgtctcgtggtttccaggcggaatctgaagtttgttttataattagactacgtttaataatttaaatgtgtgttcaaatatttgatgtgatgtttttgcaattttttttttttgcaaactaaacaaggcctaagctTAGAAGGTCCAATCCAACGGAAGCTTCTCTCATGAACTTTatctctagaaaaaaaaagctgtaCTAGCTTTTTAGCCAGTAGTTCAATGAAACTGTCAAGAACTAATCCCTTGATCTTTTAGGCTTTTAGCTCCTACTAACAGGGATATTGTTATAGTTTAAGGGTAGGATCATGGTGGCGTACTGGCGTATAGATGCTAAGATAGCAAACTATCGTCTTCATGAATTTCCTGTGCCCCATCTATACGTGTTGCTTGCGGCCCTGCAAAAGGAACATTTTTTCGAGGAAACCTTGAAAAGGAACTGTGGAGGTCGATCCGTACGGAGGCCTGGGACTTCACTCAGCATCCACTTCCCATTTCCGCAAAGTGGGCCACGGAGGCGGCAAAAGGAACTACGCAGTGACCTGGCCTGGCGTGTATCATTTCCGTGAGGATACACGCGAGAAGCATAAATACACGCACGGCAGAACAGAACAGTACCGCAGTAGTGCAGTTTTTACGTACCCAGTAACATAGCTGCCCATGGCGAAGAACCACTGCACAgaagcgatcgatcgatgctcAAACGAGCTTAAGCTAGGGAGGAGTGAATGCGGCGGAGCCACGCCATGATGAGCGCTCCTCCGTCGTTTTGCCTCGTTCCATCGATCTCTCgggcctcctctctcccatgCGTGCGCGTGTTTTCCCAGCCAGCTCTGGACAAaactgcagctagctagctagcgcgcCCCCCAttactcgatcgatcgatcgatggcgcCGGATCACGTCGCATGACGCATGCACGGACATGGTCCATGGCCAAGAGCTCGCTCACGCAGCTAGCGCCCGCTCGATCGGCCGGGGCGggcttgcattgcattgcatgcctCTCGTACGTGCCTGGCCTGGCTAGCTCGTGTCTGGTCTCGTCGGCCTGACGCGCGCGCGAGGTaagcgtacgtacgtagtaGTGCTAGGCATTACGCCGATCTGCGCGAAGCCGGCAGGCACGGCCGCCGCTGACGCCGGTGCCGAACACGTACGTAGCGCGAGCGAGCGCCTGCACGGCGTacgagggagggggagggggatgcGGGTGGTGTCGATTCGCTGTAGGAAGCTGCTCCACTTGTCCCCTTGCCTCGTCCCGCGCCAAAATTGACACGGCCAGCCCGGTGGCATGATCGTGTCGTTGCGGCGGGGGGTGCTGGCGCGCATCATGGCGCCGGCCGGGCCGGGGGATCGCATTCCGTTTCGCTTGCCCTGCCCGGAGCTAGTAGTTCTTGTAAGCTAGCTTAATCATGGGCTAAGATTTGGACTCGATAGCCATGCCATCGTCGTCGATCGATGGTGCATGAGTGCTGCCATTAGCCCGCTGTTTGCGTGGATCCTGTTTGTTTTTTCGCGGAATTAATCCTGGTGCCCACGCAGCCGGTctggaggggggggggggtgtaaAAACCAATTTGTTAATTCAGCGTACGCTGGCTGCATGCACCACACCACAGCCACAGGCGAGGAGTGTATTCCAAGACACAATGATTGTGTCTCTCGGGCAGGCGTGGATTGGTAAAGCGGAGCGGGTGCTGCAGAACATGGGCCTTGACCGAGCCATTCAGGCGTCCATCCACAATTCCACACACACGCTACACTACTGCGCACTGTACTACGTaatcgcttcttcttcttcttctttcttctctctcgtCCGTCCCTCACTCCTTCCATGCAAAATCTTTTGCCTTTTCCCTCAGCTCGGTCTCTCTTTCCCAGCTAGCCCTTTTGCCGTCTTCCAGGCCTGATCGACCAGCTCCATTTCCACACCCCTTTCCCCTCCTGTCTCCATTACTCCAGCCTAGTAATTATATTACCCTACTTGCCTTTGCCCCCACAAGGCCAACGAAAGGCGTGGCAGCCAAGTAACACTAGTAGCTACCAGGTCAGGCCCGGTCAGGCCAGGTCTATACCCCCCGCCGGCCGGGGGCGAAGCGAGAAAAGGCGGGGCCttttggtgtgtgtgtgtgtgtaatcAGGGGGGAGGCCGCCATAATTCTTGCGAGCGCCCGGCGAGATCATAAGCGAAAGACAAAAAGGCCGAAAGGCGCATCATGCTGCCACATGCCACACCCTATACAAAAGGTAGCCCTAGACACACCCTGCAGAAGCATCCATCTCCCTTCCACACGCAACTACGCCGGCCTGCGTTCGATCGATCCGCTGCGCGCTCGGCTACCGGTACTCCCAGATCGATTGATAGATGGGTGCTCATGGAGATGATCACCAccatcatcaccaccaccaagaAGCCGGGGTGCtcgtcgacgaggaggaggaggaggaggaggaggaggagatcgagcAGGATTGCGGTGGCCCGACGAGCGGCGTGGTGGAACAAGAGATAGGGGGAGACGGTGGAGGAGGGTGCCATGATGCTGCTGGGATGGTGTTCGAAGCAACCAGTAGCGTGGGGAGCGTGAGCGCCACCATGGGGCCTCCCCCGATCATGTGCTGGCCACAGCCGGCGCAGCCTGTCCACGGTGCAATCCACGGTCACCACAAcctaggcggcggcggcggcggccagcagAGCCCGTTCTTcccgctgctgccgccccTACCCCctcagccgccaccgccgcccccgtTCTTCGCCGACTTCTACGCGCGGCGGGCGCTCCAGTACGCTTACGACCACTCCGGCGGTGCGTCGTCCTCGTCCGACCCTCTCGGCCTGGGCGGCCTCTACATGGGACAGCACGGCTCCCACGTCGCCGGGATGATGATGACGCCGCCCTTCGCCCCGTCACCGTTCGGCGACCTGGGCCGGATGACCGCGCAGGAGATCATGGACGCCAAGGCGCTGGCCGCGTCCAAGAGCCACAGCGaggccgagcgccgccgccgcgagcgcaTCAACGCGCATCTCGCCCGCCTCCGCAGCCTCCTCCCCAACACAACCAAGGTACATCATGCATATCCCCGTCACAAgttcatgcatgcaatgcatatCTGCACAGTGCAGCAACGCTGTAACTACAGTAGTTCTACTCCCCAAGCATGTATCCATGCGAGCGCGCGAACTCCATGGCTGGCACTGGCTCTCCATCCGATACCGCTGCTGCTGGTAAATAGGGCAGGCTAGGAGACAAGCTAATGGAGGGGAGCCGCCTAGTTGACGCGCAAAAGAGGGACCAGGACGGACACGAAAAGCTTGCGACGCGCGCGGGAGTTCATGCTGGCCTCTCCGAGGAGAGACAAACACGAGAGCTCGTGTCAGACGCAGAGAGTTCGTGCTAGAagcagcaggcagcagcagcggcaaagataaaaagaaagcCGGACATGCATCTCGATAGATCCTGCTTGCTACTTCCTCCCTACTCCCAACGATCCCAGCCAAGATATCCTTTGCGAGCCTACTCCAAAACAACACACGTTATCCTATGCCACTCTCAGCTTAATTCCCTGCCTGCGCTGTGATAATTGAAATTAGGACAGGCTAGATTAGAACACATTATAGTTATCGAGGGAAACTATATAGTTTTGCACCCTTTTTGCACCTACGAAACTTCACCTTTTTCGTACTATCTTTACTTCAAAAAAACGTTTTCCGTCTATAGACCGGAAGGTCGTTGTTGATTATCCAGATGCCCTAGTGAATGCACTGTGCATAGGATTATTTTCTTCCAGAGAATCAACAGTAACCTAGTAGCACTCCacaagagggaggagagggcggCAGATTTGACGACCGCATGTTGGCGTGACAAAACtgaagaagtataaacaaTGCGGAGTGGTGATGGTTAGATGCCCCCACTTAACACCAAAAGGAAGAACACGGCTCGCTTGTGGAAGCGCGCGTGCGGGCGAGCACCACCAACAGCATATGCTATAGCTAAGCTAGCGCGAGGCCATGCACGCACTAGCATTTCTGCAATTGATTACCCGCTGTTTGTGCTCCTAGttggcagagagagagagtagtgAGTCCCACGctttggagaggaggaggaggaggcatgCATGCCACGGCACGcaccgcgcgcgccggccCCCTCCCCTTTTGCACCCTGCATGCGTACGCCCCCAACCATTCCATCTCATCATTCCCCCCATTCGCCCAACCCCATTAGCATGCGGTAGAGTACAGCAGGTTAACTAATTTAActatgctgctgctgctgtgctgcTCGGCTGAGCTCGCCGGCCGTCCGTGCGTTTTCTGCCTAGCTACCTTGCGATTTACTCGTTGACAATTAATGTGCTTACGTGTTGGTGCGGCGTGCGTGTGGGTGTGTGCAGACGGACAAGGCGTCGCTGCTCGCGGAGGTGATCCAGCACGTCAAGGAGCTGAAGCGGCAGACGTCGGAGATCACAGAGGAGGCGTGCCCGCTGCCCACCGAGTCGGATGAGCTCACCGTCGACGCGTCGAGCGACGAGGACGGGCGCCTCGTCGTGCGCGCGTCGCTCTGCTGCGACGATCGCACCGACCTCCTGCCGGACCTCATCCGCGCGCTCAAGGCGCTCCGGCTGCGCGCGCTCAAGGCCGAGATCACCACCCTCGGCGGCCGGGTCAAGAACGTGCTCGTGGTCACCGGGGATGACAGCGCCGCCTGCGCCGGGGCGGACGGGGACGgcgagcagcaggaggaggatgcgATGCAGGCGCCCATGTCGCCGCAGCACACTGTCGCGTCCATCCAGGACGCGCTGCGCGCCGTCATGGAGCGGACGACGTCGGCTACCGAGGAGCCCGGCGGGtcgggcgccggcggtggactCAAGCGGCAGCGCACCACGAGCCTCTCGGCGATCCTAGAGAACAGGTCTATCTAAGCTAGCATCCACACATGATGAGATGTGCAAAACGAAACGAAAGAACAGTAAAAACAACGTACACCACACCACAATATCTCATAGCTGATCATAATAccatgcagctagctagctagttatgGATCACATGTTTCCCAAGTACAACCGTTTTtcatttctttaattttagttttctcCCATTGATTTTATACTAGTAGCATGTGTGTGTGAATCTTGGTGGTGTATATCTCTGCATGGCATCTCAGCAATCAATACAAGGTCACTCTTTCTTCAGCTGGCCTgtcataaaactttttaacaGATCCCGTAGAACTGTTGCTAGCATTGTAAGGGCATTTACGATGCAGAGACCAGGgcgatgtttataaaattaaataagttgttaaCTAGAATAGAAGATGATATGTTGAGCTAGTAAACAAAGAAAGATAATGAAACAAtatcttgcatgagacatgattTTACGCAACACTCAAGTTATAATGAGATATGAGTAacattaaattcaaatatgaattagAAGTGTTTGCATTGTTTGAGTGGTGTCTGGTACTAGTTTCTTTTAAGACATTCACAATGCAATAACTACGATATTGTTCatagaattaaataagttgtcacagaagatataaaagatgatgtgacaagtgactaagtaaaaaaagagagagggaaaccATTTCTTATATATCTTCTACATAACACCCAAGACCCGATGAGATATGGGTaatattaa from Oryza brachyantha chromosome 3, ObraRS2, whole genome shotgun sequence carries:
- the LOC102718811 gene encoding transcription factor bHLH30-like, producing MGAHGDDHHHHHHHQEAGVLVDEEEEEEEEEEIEQDCGGPTSGVVEQEIGGDGGGGCHDAAGMVFEATSSVGSVSATMGPPPIMCWPQPAQPVHGAIHGHHNLGGGGGGQQSPFFPLLPPLPPQPPPPPPFFADFYARRALQYAYDHSGGASSSSDPLGLGGLYMGQHGSHVAGMMMTPPFAPSPFGDLGRMTAQEIMDAKALAASKSHSEAERRRRERINAHLARLRSLLPNTTKTDKASLLAEVIQHVKELKRQTSEITEEACPLPTESDELTVDASSDEDGRLVVRASLCCDDRTDLLPDLIRALKALRLRALKAEITTLGGRVKNVLVVTGDDSAACAGADGDGEQQEEDAMQAPMSPQHTVASIQDALRAVMERTTSATEEPGGSGAGGGLKRQRTTSLSAILENRSI